The proteins below are encoded in one region of Paracoccus sp. N5:
- a CDS encoding acyl-CoA dehydratase activase produces the protein MKSYVMGIDFGSTTAKTVILDLQGRMLSSQVAHMGAVSGEGVAAAIAGALDSAGLAQADIGRTVATGYGRRMLDIADKNYTEITCHARGAVAMVPQARVVIDIGGQDSKVIAVDAQGLVMQFTMNDRCAAGTGKFFEVLARAMQIELEDMGDLALQAKQSLKISSMCATFAETEVISLLAEGQSKADILGGVHAAVATRTVGLVGRVGRKGPIVMTGGVARNKAAVHYIEEALGEKLILPATPQIAGALGAALIGLDDYRSEHGYVPSASDDDALEAQMALDKACVPGCKGVPELAARPSARRDNAAALWKRIQSHL, from the coding sequence TCGACCTGCAAGGGCGCATGCTGTCCTCGCAGGTCGCCCATATGGGTGCCGTCAGCGGCGAGGGGGTGGCGGCTGCCATCGCAGGCGCGTTGGACTCGGCCGGGCTGGCGCAGGCCGATATCGGCCGCACGGTGGCCACCGGCTATGGCCGCCGGATGCTGGACATCGCCGACAAGAACTATACGGAAATCACCTGCCACGCCCGCGGCGCCGTGGCCATGGTGCCGCAGGCGCGGGTGGTCATCGACATCGGCGGCCAGGACAGTAAGGTGATCGCGGTCGACGCCCAGGGCCTGGTCATGCAATTCACCATGAACGACCGCTGCGCCGCCGGCACCGGCAAGTTCTTCGAGGTTCTGGCGCGGGCGATGCAGATCGAGCTGGAGGATATGGGCGACCTGGCGCTGCAGGCAAAGCAATCGCTGAAAATTTCCAGCATGTGTGCGACCTTTGCCGAAACCGAGGTCATCTCTCTGCTGGCCGAGGGGCAGTCCAAGGCCGATATCCTGGGCGGCGTTCACGCCGCCGTCGCCACGCGGACGGTCGGGCTGGTCGGTCGCGTGGGCCGCAAGGGCCCGATCGTCATGACCGGCGGCGTGGCCCGCAACAAGGCCGCCGTGCATTACATCGAGGAGGCCCTGGGCGAAAAGCTGATCCTTCCCGCAACGCCGCAGATCGCCGGCGCGCTTGGCGCCGCGCTTATCGGTCTGGACGACTATCGCAGCGAACACGGCTATGTGCCCTCGGCGTCGGACGATGACGCCTTGGAGGCGCAAATGGCCTTGGACAAGGCCTGTGTCCCGGGCTGCAAGGGCGTGCCGGAACTGGCAGCCCGGCCGTCGGCTCGGCGCGACAATGCCGCCGCGCTGTGGAAGCGCATCCAGTCGCATCTCTGA